Below is a window of Populus trichocarpa isolate Nisqually-1 chromosome 3, P.trichocarpa_v4.1, whole genome shotgun sequence DNA.
gagaaatataattTGGTAAAAAGAGGAAGGAAGCCATGGTTTTAAAAAGACAGATTACACAAGTACGTACAGCTGAAATATAAAGCTTCAGGAAAAAAGGGAGTTCCGTGATTTTTCTTGTGACAGGAAGTTCTGTATTTAACAACTATATAAGTAGCTAGATTAGGCACCTAACGTCAATCCTTTGATCTTTCTTATTTGCATGAAAATGGAATGtgtttttttctgtcttttttttttccaatagcTTCATCACCATTTTATGAATCACCCCGTCTTCCACGATGCTCAGTATTATATATCAACCAGACAGAGCAGGGAAGCAACTTTCGGACCTAGCAAGTGCAGCGGCACGAATTGCTCCGTTCGTTTTGTTTGGACTACTTGGGGTTGACCTTAAACCTCTCGGAGAATCCAAGCTTCTTCTCAGGATTTGTCTCATGGCGGCTATCAAATGAGTTGTTGGATCAGGAGGTGGCCCTGAGGAAACAAACTTCTTGCAGAAGTTCATGTGCTTTGTCATTGCTTCTTCAGTGCTAATAAGCCTCTCAGTCCttacaatttcatattttatagcCTCCGCACATAACCCACAAATCCATTTTCCATGATATCTTTCGCGTACTCTTTCAATGTATGCTGGTGTGCACTCTTCGATTAGGCCACAGCAATCACATTTGACTGACTCAACCTCTATCTGTGCAATGAGTTGTGTTGCTGTCGTTGCtgcagctgcagctgctgctgTTGCTTGTGTCTCTGGTGCTGAGACCACCATAGGGTCACTGATTATAGTAGTAGACATTGCCAATTACCCTATAAATCAACCAAAACAACATTAAACCATTAACAAAGGAGTAcatgatttcatttcaattcgGTTGCCAGCTACTTATTACATGATTGAGGTAATAAAATAGAGAGATGTGACCGTTCTGTTTTCAAATTATGATTTCTTAGCTTCTAAAacatgaagaaataaaagaaataagtcATTATTATCACGCGTTCCGCGtagaaagcataaaaaaaaagtgttgaaaAACAGTTGCACATAAAGGCAAAAAGAAAGCCTTTATGtctggtttttctttgattctCTGTTCACGGCAAACAGAACAgcaacatattcatcatataaatatGCCTTTAAAAACTCAtcgcaaagaaaaaaaaaagacgaagaCGAAGACATTTGAAATGATCAAGAAAgataaacttaaataaaaatgaaataaaacaaaataagatttttccCACTGAACAAAAACAttgaacaaaatcaaagaagaaaaacttgctttgcatgaaaaaaaaaaatatatatatatatagggaaaaaaaatgagaacaaaattctgataagaataattattacCAGCAGAAGCAGAACAAACTAAAACCCCTtagatgaaattttattttgtatgttgTTTATAGCTATCTGCCTCTCTACTTCTGCTAGCTACCTTGGCTTTGGTAAATACTATCTCTCCTTTTCCCACTCTCCTTCTTcaaccttctcttcttcttcagcaAAGAAAACCTCACACATCAAAttcatttcaaaagaaaacttccttctttctctaaaaagaatagaaaatctTAAATTTGCATCAGTCAATCAAGAG
It encodes the following:
- the LOC7478198 gene encoding uncharacterized protein LOC7478198, coding for MSTTIISDPMVVSAPETQATAAAAAAATTATQLIAQIEVESVKCDCCGLIEECTPAYIERVRERYHGKWICGLCAEAIKYEIVRTERLISTEEAMTKHMNFCKKFVSSGPPPDPTTHLIAAMRQILRRSLDSPRGLRSTPSSPNKTNGAIRAAALARSESCFPALSG